The proteins below come from a single Piscinibacter gummiphilus genomic window:
- a CDS encoding MotA/TolQ/ExbB proton channel family protein — MSVVDFAVKFFQDSGVAIYFSIAIMAVGLAISIERYVFLQRARSENRKLWAKVLPMLQSGRFKEVHSAASGSDAAIGKIVANGLERMQSPARREDIDAAMEEGMMEIVPRLEKRTHYIATLANVITLVGLLGTIIGLIKGFTAVAAVNPAEKAELLSASISIAMNNTAFALSVAIPFLLVHAFLQARTTEIVDGLEAAKISFLNVTGRIKAEQQASAR; from the coding sequence ATGAGCGTCGTCGATTTTGCTGTCAAGTTCTTTCAGGACAGCGGTGTCGCCATCTACTTCAGCATCGCCATCATGGCGGTCGGCCTAGCGATCTCGATCGAGCGCTACGTGTTCCTGCAGCGCGCGCGCAGCGAGAACCGCAAGCTCTGGGCGAAGGTGCTGCCGATGCTGCAGAGCGGCCGCTTCAAGGAGGTGCACAGCGCCGCTTCGGGCTCCGATGCCGCCATTGGCAAGATCGTTGCCAACGGCCTGGAGCGCATGCAGAGCCCGGCCCGCCGCGAAGACATCGACGCCGCGATGGAGGAGGGCATGATGGAAATCGTGCCGCGCCTGGAAAAGCGCACCCACTACATCGCGACGCTTGCCAATGTGATCACCCTCGTCGGCCTGCTCGGCACCATCATCGGCCTGATCAAGGGCTTCACCGCGGTGGCCGCCGTGAACCCGGCCGAGAAGGCCGAGCTGCTCTCGGCCTCGATCTCGATCGCGATGAACAACACCGCCTTCGCGCTGTCGGTCGCCATCCCGTTCCTGCTGGTGCATGCCTTCCTGCAGGCCCGCACGACGGAGATCGTCGACGGCCTGGAAGCCGCCAAGATCAGCTTCCTCAACGTGACCGGGCGCATCAAGGCCGAGCAGCAGGCCAGCGCGCGTTGA
- a CDS encoding DUF4266 domain-containing protein produces the protein MRRLTSVAVRCGLVALAAGLLGACGSIEPWVKPYERERLASPLMQFSRDGLSAKHFEHVREVREGGRGATGVQGGGCGCN, from the coding sequence ATGAGACGCCTCACGTCCGTGGCGGTGCGTTGTGGGCTGGTGGCGTTGGCCGCGGGCCTGCTGGGCGCGTGCGGCAGCATCGAGCCCTGGGTCAAGCCCTACGAGCGCGAGCGCCTGGCCTCGCCGCTGATGCAGTTCTCGCGCGATGGCCTGTCGGCCAAGCATTTCGAGCATGTGCGCGAAGTGCGCGAGGGTGGCCGTGGCGCCACCGGCGTGCAAGGAGGCGGCTGTGGCTGCAACTGA
- a CDS encoding TlpA disulfide reductase family protein has translation MTSTFFRIAPSALLRPLLGALLLAAASWSSAAVPVGANAPDFTLKTLNGPNMRLQEQRGKVVLVNFWATWCGPCRKEMPHLNRIADKYKSSGLVLMGVNIDEDVRNAAEVAGKLKVSFPVLLDTDKAVSKMYDLNSMPSTMVIDRSGKVRYVHRGYQDGYEDTYDQQIRELLKER, from the coding sequence ATGACCTCGACCTTCTTTCGCATCGCGCCTTCCGCCCTGTTGCGGCCACTGCTGGGCGCGCTCCTGCTCGCCGCCGCCAGTTGGTCGAGTGCCGCGGTCCCCGTCGGCGCCAACGCGCCCGACTTCACGCTCAAGACCCTGAACGGCCCCAACATGCGCCTGCAGGAGCAGCGCGGCAAGGTGGTGCTGGTGAACTTCTGGGCCACCTGGTGCGGCCCGTGCCGCAAGGAGATGCCGCACCTCAACCGCATCGCCGACAAGTACAAGTCTTCCGGCCTCGTGCTCATGGGCGTGAACATCGACGAAGACGTGCGCAACGCCGCCGAGGTGGCTGGCAAGCTGAAAGTCAGCTTCCCGGTCCTGCTCGACACGGACAAGGCGGTGAGCAAGATGTACGACCTCAACAGCATGCCGTCGACGATGGTGATCGACCGCAGCGGGAAGGTCCGCTACGTGCACCGCGGCTACCAGGACGGCTACGAAGACACCTACGACCAGCAGATCCGCGAGCTGCTGAAGGAAAGATGA
- a CDS encoding ExbD/TolR family protein, producing MKMTGIEKRAARMARNQSGLDMNLVALIDIFTILIFFLMSSTGIEVLTNSKAVKLPSSIAEKTPRQTIVVAVSETDIVVDGRRVASVAEANAAKDDLIPGLKAELDLLASRQVVGADKDANTTAVTIMGDKSIPYSLLRKVMYTSARANFTEIAFAVNRKT from the coding sequence ATGAAAATGACCGGGATCGAAAAGCGCGCCGCCCGCATGGCGCGCAACCAGTCGGGCCTCGACATGAACCTCGTGGCCCTGATCGACATCTTCACCATCTTGATCTTCTTCCTGATGTCGAGCACCGGCATCGAGGTGCTGACCAACTCGAAGGCGGTGAAGCTGCCGAGTTCCATCGCCGAGAAGACGCCGCGCCAGACGATAGTTGTGGCGGTGAGCGAGACCGACATCGTGGTCGACGGCCGCAGGGTCGCAAGCGTGGCCGAGGCCAATGCGGCGAAGGACGATCTGATCCCCGGTCTCAAAGCCGAACTCGACCTGCTCGCCAGCCGCCAGGTGGTGGGTGCCGACAAGGACGCCAACACCACGGCCGTGACCATCATGGGCGACAAGAGCATCCCCTACAGCCTCTTGCGCAAGGTGATGTACACCAGCGCCCGCGCGAACTTCACCGAGATCGCGTTTGCGGTGAACAGGAAGACTTGA
- a CDS encoding tetratricopeptide repeat protein has translation MQPNKLAAITLACLLAGCAGKRSSREPEPPTLKSLAGRQIDVQADPVAAVPEEKAIAAYRKFLEVAPNAPQRNEAMRRLGDLEMDTADNKLASGDGTSNPDYKAAISRYQDYLKAFPNDPGNDRVYYQIARAQEQSGELENALKTLDTLVGQYPKTPFLEEAQFRRGEMLFSLREYNKAEKAYATVLAGNPQGNFHERALYMQGWSLFKQSQVEEALKSFFGVLDLKVANRAGGAEIDSLEGLTRADRELVEDTFRVTSLSLASLNGAESIPSYVTSDERKSYEFRVYQQLGELYIKQERTKDAADAFGAFAKRQPLHAQAPQLQARVIDIYQNAGFATLAIDAKKDYVSRYGGEGEFRKANPEGWEAAQPLVKTHMAELARHHHALAQKSKASADYQEAVRWYRAYLGAFPNDPDAAQNNFLLAELLREDNRFPEAAVEYEKTAYQYPTHARSADAGYSALLSYAAQEKRLQGAEAQALQRTAVDSALRFAKSFPADTRTPTVLTNTAEKLFALRDERAELVAEQVLALQPVAPATQRRVAWTVVAHSAFESSRFDRAEKAYLEVLALTPEKEAGRNELVERVAASVYKQGEQARAAGKLRDAVGHFNRVAVVAPQSAVRANAQYDAAAALIALKDWDLAASTLEDFRTRFPKHPLQAEVGGKLAVAYMEKGQWSRAAGEFERLAASSADVKVARAALWQAAELHEKGGARSLAAKTYERYLKQYPDPLETNLEARWRLAQMAKKDGDAKREMALMNDIYRADAAGGNARTNRTRYLGAMASLALVEPTYEAYKKIQLVEPLAKSLKLKKAKMDEVLKAYSAAANSGVADAATAATYHIAAIYEDFGKALLSSQRPKKLSKLELEQYNLMLEEQADPFNEKSTELHEINAKRTADGIYDEWVKKSFVALKALRPVRYGKTEKSEAIVDAIR, from the coding sequence ATGCAGCCAAATAAGCTCGCCGCCATCACCCTGGCGTGTTTGCTCGCCGGTTGCGCCGGCAAGCGCAGCAGCCGCGAGCCCGAGCCGCCCACGCTCAAGAGCCTGGCTGGCCGGCAGATCGACGTGCAAGCCGACCCCGTGGCCGCGGTGCCCGAAGAGAAGGCGATCGCGGCCTACCGCAAGTTCCTCGAAGTTGCCCCCAATGCACCGCAGCGCAACGAAGCGATGCGCCGCCTCGGTGACCTGGAGATGGACACCGCCGACAACAAGCTCGCGAGCGGCGACGGCACCAGCAACCCCGACTACAAGGCCGCGATCTCGCGCTACCAGGACTACCTGAAGGCCTTCCCGAACGACCCAGGCAACGACCGTGTCTACTACCAGATCGCCCGTGCCCAGGAGCAGAGCGGCGAACTGGAAAACGCGCTCAAGACGCTCGACACGCTGGTCGGGCAGTACCCCAAGACGCCGTTCCTCGAAGAAGCGCAGTTCCGCCGCGGCGAAATGCTGTTCAGCCTGCGCGAGTACAACAAGGCCGAGAAGGCCTACGCCACCGTGCTGGCCGGCAACCCGCAAGGCAACTTCCACGAGCGCGCGCTGTACATGCAGGGCTGGTCGCTCTTCAAGCAGAGCCAGGTGGAAGAGGCGCTCAAGTCCTTCTTCGGCGTGCTCGACCTCAAGGTGGCCAACCGCGCGGGCGGCGCCGAGATCGACAGCCTCGAAGGCCTGACCCGCGCCGACCGCGAACTGGTGGAAGACACCTTCCGCGTGACGAGCCTGTCGCTCGCCAGCCTGAACGGCGCCGAGTCGATCCCGAGCTACGTGACGAGCGACGAACGCAAGTCCTACGAGTTCCGCGTCTACCAGCAGCTGGGTGAGCTCTACATCAAGCAGGAGCGCACGAAAGACGCTGCCGATGCCTTCGGCGCGTTTGCGAAGCGCCAGCCGCTGCATGCACAGGCGCCGCAGCTGCAGGCGCGTGTGATCGACATCTACCAGAACGCCGGCTTTGCCACGCTCGCGATCGACGCGAAGAAAGACTATGTCTCGCGCTACGGCGGCGAAGGCGAGTTCCGCAAGGCCAACCCCGAGGGCTGGGAAGCGGCGCAGCCGCTCGTCAAGACGCACATGGCCGAGCTGGCGCGCCACCACCACGCGCTGGCGCAGAAGAGCAAGGCTTCGGCCGACTATCAAGAGGCGGTGCGCTGGTACCGCGCCTATCTCGGTGCCTTCCCCAACGACCCCGATGCGGCGCAGAACAACTTCCTGCTGGCCGAGCTGCTGCGCGAAGACAACCGCTTCCCCGAGGCGGCGGTCGAGTACGAGAAGACGGCCTACCAATACCCGACTCATGCGCGCAGCGCCGATGCCGGCTACTCCGCGCTGCTGAGCTACGCCGCGCAAGAGAAGCGATTGCAGGGTGCAGAAGCGCAGGCGCTGCAGCGTACCGCGGTCGACAGCGCACTGCGGTTCGCCAAGTCCTTCCCCGCCGACACGCGCACCCCCACCGTGCTCACCAACACCGCCGAGAAGCTCTTCGCCCTGCGCGACGAGCGGGCCGAGCTGGTGGCCGAGCAGGTGCTGGCGCTGCAGCCGGTGGCGCCGGCCACACAGCGCCGCGTGGCGTGGACGGTCGTCGCGCATTCGGCCTTCGAGTCGAGCCGCTTCGATCGCGCTGAAAAGGCTTACCTCGAAGTGCTGGCGCTGACGCCTGAGAAGGAAGCCGGCCGCAACGAACTCGTCGAGCGTGTGGCCGCGTCCGTCTACAAGCAGGGCGAGCAGGCGAGGGCAGCCGGCAAGCTGCGCGACGCGGTGGGCCACTTCAACCGGGTGGCCGTGGTCGCGCCGCAGTCGGCGGTACGCGCCAACGCGCAGTACGACGCGGCCGCTGCGCTGATCGCGCTCAAGGACTGGGACCTCGCCGCCAGCACGCTCGAAGATTTCCGCACGCGCTTCCCCAAGCACCCCTTGCAGGCCGAGGTGGGCGGCAAGCTCGCCGTGGCCTACATGGAGAAGGGCCAGTGGAGCCGTGCCGCGGGCGAGTTCGAGCGACTGGCCGCCAGCAGCGCCGATGTGAAGGTCGCGCGCGCCGCCCTGTGGCAGGCCGCCGAGCTGCACGAGAAGGGCGGTGCCCGCTCGTTGGCCGCGAAGACCTACGAGCGCTACCTGAAGCAGTACCCCGACCCGCTGGAAACCAACCTCGAAGCCCGCTGGCGCCTCGCGCAGATGGCCAAGAAAGACGGCGATGCCAAGCGCGAGATGGCATTGATGAACGACATCTACCGTGCCGATGCGGCCGGCGGCAACGCGCGCACCAACCGCACCCGCTACCTGGGGGCGATGGCGTCGTTGGCGCTGGTGGAGCCCACCTACGAGGCGTACAAGAAGATCCAGCTGGTGGAGCCGCTGGCCAAGTCGCTCAAGCTCAAGAAAGCAAAGATGGACGAGGTGCTCAAGGCCTACAGCGCTGCCGCCAATTCCGGCGTGGCCGATGCCGCGACCGCCGCCACGTATCACATCGCCGCGATCTACGAGGACTTCGGCAAGGCGCTGCTGAGCTCGCAGCGGCCCAAGAAGCTGTCGAAGCTGGAGCTGGAGCAGTACAACCTCATGCTCGAAGAGCAGGCCGACCCGTTCAACGAGAAGTCGACCGAGCTCCATGAAATCAACGCGAAGCGCACCGCCGACGGCATCTATGACGAGTGGGTGAAGAAGAGCTTCGTGGCGCTGAAAGCGCTGCGCCCGGTGCGTTATGGCAAGACCGAAAAGAGCGAGGCGATCGTCGATGCCATCCGCTGA
- a CDS encoding ExbD/TolR family protein has protein sequence MPIRRPRKPVAHLEVTAFINVIVVLVPFLLSTAVFSRLAVLELSLPAKNSGGPEQVEKTLKLEIVIRPDALEIGDRIGGLKQRIPNTPAGYDLAELSKVMQELKAQFPDTKAASVLAQPNTAYDVLVQVMDAVREAKPANAGPKTPNIELFPDISIGDAPISAPKK, from the coding sequence ATGCCCATCCGACGCCCGCGCAAGCCAGTGGCGCACCTGGAGGTCACCGCGTTCATCAACGTGATCGTGGTGCTCGTGCCCTTCCTGCTGTCCACGGCCGTGTTCTCGCGCCTGGCGGTGCTCGAACTGTCGCTGCCGGCGAAGAATTCCGGTGGTCCTGAGCAAGTGGAGAAGACTCTCAAGCTTGAGATCGTCATCCGCCCCGATGCCTTGGAGATCGGCGACCGCATCGGCGGTCTCAAGCAGCGCATACCTAACACTCCAGCTGGCTACGACTTGGCTGAGCTATCCAAGGTCATGCAGGAACTCAAGGCTCAGTTCCCCGACACCAAGGCCGCCAGCGTGCTGGCCCAGCCCAACACCGCCTACGACGTGCTCGTGCAGGTGATGGACGCCGTGCGCGAAGCCAAGCCCGCCAATGCTGGCCCGAAGACGCCGAACATCGAGTTGTTCCCCGACATCTCCATCGGCGACGCGCCCATCAGCGCACCTAAGAAGTAG
- a CDS encoding tetratricopeptide repeat protein, with product MPSADRFHTFSALLAALCLAGCASLFDSRAEEAPPAPPTPAPAPATQARLSAAAAASAPTPAAPKPAEPEVAITPAAQRAFDDARRAMRAGRMDDAERGFKSLIQFHPELGGPHANLGVIYRQANKLAESAAALEQATKASPRQPVYFNQLGITYRAQGQFAKAREAYERAIDLDGNYAAAVLNLGILYDLYLWDPKRAAEHYDRYLALTPGGDATVTKWVADLKNRKPATAAAAAPAAPRKEKE from the coding sequence ATGCCATCCGCTGACCGCTTCCACACTTTCAGCGCGTTGCTGGCGGCGCTGTGCCTGGCGGGCTGTGCGTCGCTGTTCGACTCGCGCGCCGAAGAGGCACCCCCCGCACCACCCACGCCTGCGCCGGCCCCTGCCACCCAGGCCAGGCTCTCGGCGGCAGCGGCTGCATCGGCACCAACCCCTGCGGCCCCGAAGCCCGCCGAACCTGAAGTCGCCATCACGCCGGCTGCCCAGCGCGCCTTCGACGACGCCCGCCGTGCCATGCGCGCGGGCCGTATGGACGACGCCGAGCGGGGCTTCAAGTCGCTGATCCAGTTCCACCCCGAACTCGGCGGCCCGCACGCCAATCTCGGCGTGATCTACCGCCAGGCCAACAAGCTGGCCGAATCGGCCGCGGCACTGGAGCAGGCCACCAAGGCGAGCCCGCGCCAGCCGGTCTACTTCAACCAGCTTGGCATCACCTACCGCGCCCAAGGCCAGTTCGCCAAGGCGCGCGAAGCCTACGAGCGTGCCATCGACCTCGACGGCAACTACGCCGCGGCGGTGCTCAACCTCGGCATCCTCTACGACCTCTATCTCTGGGACCCGAAACGCGCCGCGGAGCACTACGATCGCTACCTCGCGCTGACGCCGGGCGGCGATGCCACGGTCACCAAGTGGGTGGCCGATCTCAAGAACCGCAAGCCCGCCACGGCCGCCGCGGCGGCGCCTGCCGCGCCGCGCAAGGAGAAGGAATGA
- a CDS encoding DUF3570 domain-containing protein has protein sequence MAATDGLRLVARALGASLRRAVAVLRRQPCSAVQAAGLLGGALASGVAGAAPNLPEDRADAMLHIYEGGGLKAYGPAFLVRKKVGENLSLSANYYVDIVSNASIDVVTTASPYKETRNEYIFGADYVVRDATISLSTSHSKEPDYIADATSVDVAQEVFGGMTTLSLGFTRAEDKVGRKGEGTIDYAMHWRYRLGLTQILSPTWLASVNWEAVADDGYLGSPYRVARAFGAAVPERNPRTRSSRAIKFRVLGEVSPGHAARAEYRYFWDNWAIKAHTFELGYSRQIGDLWLVDWYGRYYTQGKALFYSDNATVATTYLSRNRQLATFKSTSLGAKMTYTLKRVPGSYDLKLNAAVERVSFKFSDFTDIRTGQAYKHDANVVQLFLSANF, from the coding sequence GTGGCTGCAACTGACGGCCTGCGCCTCGTGGCGCGTGCCCTGGGCGCAAGCCTGCGCCGTGCCGTAGCCGTGCTGCGGCGCCAGCCGTGCTCGGCGGTGCAGGCGGCCGGGCTGCTGGGTGGCGCGCTCGCAAGCGGCGTGGCCGGTGCCGCGCCCAACCTGCCCGAAGACCGCGCCGACGCGATGCTCCACATCTACGAAGGCGGTGGCTTGAAGGCCTACGGCCCGGCCTTCCTCGTGCGCAAGAAGGTGGGCGAGAACCTCTCGCTTTCGGCCAACTACTACGTCGACATCGTGAGCAACGCCTCCATCGACGTGGTGACGACCGCCAGCCCCTACAAGGAAACGCGCAACGAATACATCTTCGGTGCCGACTATGTGGTGCGCGATGCGACCATCTCGCTCAGCACCTCGCACTCGAAGGAGCCCGACTACATCGCCGATGCCACGAGCGTTGACGTGGCGCAGGAAGTCTTCGGCGGCATGACCACGCTCTCGCTCGGCTTCACGCGTGCCGAAGACAAGGTCGGCCGCAAGGGCGAGGGCACCATCGACTACGCCATGCACTGGCGCTACCGCCTGGGCCTCACGCAGATCCTGAGCCCCACCTGGCTGGCGAGCGTCAACTGGGAGGCCGTGGCCGACGACGGGTATCTCGGCAGCCCCTACCGCGTGGCGCGTGCCTTCGGCGCGGCCGTGCCCGAGCGCAACCCGCGCACGCGTTCCAGCCGCGCCATCAAGTTCCGCGTGCTGGGCGAGGTGAGCCCCGGTCATGCCGCGCGCGCCGAGTACCGCTACTTCTGGGACAACTGGGCGATCAAGGCCCACACCTTCGAGCTCGGCTACAGCCGCCAGATCGGTGACCTCTGGCTCGTCGACTGGTACGGCCGCTATTACACGCAGGGCAAGGCGCTCTTCTACAGCGACAACGCCACCGTCGCCACGACCTATCTGTCGCGCAACCGTCAGCTGGCCACCTTCAAGAGTACGAGCCTGGGCGCCAAGATGACCTACACCTTGAAGCGCGTGCCCGGCAGCTACGACCTCAAGCTCAACGCCGCCGTCGAGCGTGTGAGCTTCAAGTTCTCCGACTTCACCGACATCCGCACTGGCCAGGCCTACAAGCACGATGCCAACGTGGTGCAACTGTTCCTGTCGGCCAATTTCTGA
- a CDS encoding AgmX/PglI C-terminal domain-containing protein: MAALAITFRPHVLAWAGVPEDDQRFRRILNVVLAVAVLICLFLLLMPRPKEDRAKPAELPPRLAKLMIEQRETPPPPKPKAPDIANKEQPELKPGTPEPVRPEPQKKAAPVPEARNPQPNRPPGEVEGARRKAAGVGLLAMKDTLNQMHSAPTAVQLNPNIKQGPGVGAGVGVGVGAGTDQGTPDRNMITSNATGGSGGINTAAYSRNTGGGGLAGRGTTLVEGVAGGGGGGGFGGGGRGGTGAGSGQGGGGGTLQKGGSGKASRSIEDVRLVLERNKGSIYAIYNRALRDDPTLHGKVVFKFTIAPTGEVVDLKIEASELKNPDLERKLLVRLKQLDFGAKQVETLITTYPLDFVPS, from the coding sequence ATGGCCGCGCTCGCAATCACCTTCCGCCCGCACGTTCTGGCCTGGGCCGGTGTGCCCGAAGACGACCAGCGCTTCCGCCGCATCCTGAACGTGGTGCTGGCCGTTGCGGTGCTGATCTGCCTCTTCCTGCTGCTCATGCCCCGGCCGAAGGAAGACCGCGCCAAGCCCGCGGAGTTGCCGCCCCGGTTGGCCAAGCTCATGATCGAGCAGCGCGAGACGCCGCCGCCTCCGAAGCCGAAGGCGCCCGACATCGCGAACAAGGAGCAGCCCGAACTCAAGCCCGGCACGCCCGAGCCCGTGCGCCCCGAGCCGCAGAAGAAGGCGGCTCCCGTGCCCGAAGCGCGCAACCCGCAGCCGAACCGGCCGCCGGGTGAAGTCGAAGGCGCACGCCGCAAGGCCGCGGGCGTAGGTCTGCTCGCGATGAAGGACACGCTCAACCAGATGCACAGCGCGCCGACCGCCGTGCAACTCAACCCGAACATCAAGCAAGGCCCCGGCGTTGGCGCCGGTGTGGGGGTGGGGGTCGGTGCCGGCACCGACCAGGGCACACCCGACCGCAACATGATCACCTCGAACGCGACCGGCGGCAGCGGTGGCATCAACACCGCCGCCTACAGCCGCAACACCGGCGGCGGTGGCCTCGCCGGCCGCGGCACCACGCTGGTGGAAGGCGTGGCAGGCGGCGGCGGCGGGGGCGGCTTCGGCGGTGGTGGCCGTGGTGGCACGGGCGCCGGCTCGGGCCAGGGTGGTGGCGGCGGCACGCTGCAGAAGGGCGGCAGTGGCAAGGCCTCGCGCTCCATCGAAGACGTGCGCCTCGTGCTCGAGCGCAACAAGGGTTCGATCTACGCGATCTACAACCGCGCGCTTCGTGACGACCCCACGCTGCATGGCAAGGTGGTCTTCAAGTTCACCATCGCGCCGACCGGCGAGGTGGTCGATCTGAAGATCGAAGCCAGCGAACTCAAGAACCCCGATCTCGAGCGCAAGCTGCTCGTGCGGCTGAAGCAGCTCGACTTCGGCGCCAAGCAGGTCGAGACGCTGATCACGACCTACCCGCTGGACTTCGTGCCCTCCTGA
- a CDS encoding AraC family transcriptional regulator, with translation MNLISCCKRLAAVLLLAGSASWAQTPAPAAAASAPAVATAAPAAASAAAAPASAASAAGLDTRVQEAKADVIKLNRDLLVLEEELLFPANTQVAVFVSMDVGKLFELESVQIKLDEKVVANYLYTPAEVKALHRGGVQRLYLGNLKAGAHEIVALFTGGGPHFRDYKRGATVKFDKGTEPKYIELQIKDSQGKLQPEFQVKVWQ, from the coding sequence ATGAACCTCATCTCCTGCTGCAAACGCCTGGCCGCGGTGCTGCTGCTGGCCGGCTCGGCCTCGTGGGCCCAGACGCCCGCACCGGCCGCCGCTGCCAGCGCGCCAGCCGTGGCCACCGCTGCACCGGCTGCTGCGTCGGCCGCCGCGGCCCCTGCATCGGCGGCATCGGCCGCGGGCCTCGACACCCGCGTGCAGGAAGCCAAGGCCGACGTCATCAAGCTCAACCGTGACCTGCTGGTGCTCGAAGAGGAGCTGCTCTTTCCGGCCAACACACAGGTGGCGGTGTTCGTGTCGATGGACGTGGGCAAGCTCTTCGAGCTGGAGTCGGTGCAGATCAAGCTCGACGAGAAGGTCGTCGCCAACTACCTCTACACCCCGGCGGAAGTGAAGGCGCTTCACCGCGGCGGCGTGCAGCGCCTGTACCTCGGCAACCTCAAGGCCGGCGCGCACGAGATCGTGGCGCTCTTCACCGGCGGCGGCCCGCACTTCCGCGACTACAAGCGCGGCGCCACCGTCAAGTTCGACAAGGGCACCGAGCCCAAGTACATCGAGCTGCAGATCAAGGACTCGCAGGGCAAGCTGCAGCCGGAGTTCCAGGTCAAGGTCTGGCAATAA